The following proteins are encoded in a genomic region of Mycolicibacterium confluentis:
- a CDS encoding class III extradiol ring-cleavage dioxygenase family protein gives MLTAVAIIPSAPLLVPQLAGAAADELMELRDAVFASAATLPDQWICVGVAGADAVIGPEAAGTLAGYGVDVRVTLGPTDTGPLTELPLCALISGWVRAQVAPQAKARVHCFAATHDVATARRLGADLRADIERSDAQIGVLVVADGLHTLTPSAPGGHDPESVVTQAALDDALAAGDAEVLAALPDGVVGRVAYQVLAGLLPQPRGAQERYRGAPYGVGYFAGVWRP, from the coding sequence GTGCTGACAGCCGTTGCGATCATCCCGTCGGCGCCGCTGCTCGTCCCGCAGCTTGCCGGTGCCGCCGCCGACGAACTCATGGAGCTGCGTGACGCGGTCTTCGCGTCCGCGGCCACACTGCCCGACCAGTGGATCTGCGTGGGCGTCGCCGGGGCCGACGCCGTCATCGGCCCCGAAGCGGCCGGCACGCTGGCCGGCTATGGCGTCGACGTGCGGGTCACCCTGGGGCCGACCGACACCGGTCCGCTGACCGAACTGCCGCTGTGCGCGCTGATCAGCGGATGGGTGCGGGCCCAGGTGGCGCCTCAGGCAAAAGCCCGCGTGCACTGTTTCGCCGCGACCCATGACGTCGCCACGGCGCGTCGTCTGGGTGCCGACCTGCGCGCCGACATCGAGCGCTCCGACGCGCAGATCGGGGTGCTCGTGGTTGCCGACGGTCTGCACACCCTGACGCCGTCGGCCCCCGGCGGCCACGACCCGGAGTCGGTCGTCACGCAGGCCGCACTCGATGACGCGCTCGCCGCCGGAGACGCCGAGGTGCTGGCCGCGCTGCCCGACGGCGTCGTGGGCCGCGTGGCCTATCAGGTGCTGGCGGGCCTGCTGCCGCAGCCCAGGGGTGCGCAGGAGCGCTACCGTGGCGCGCCGTACGGCGTCGGCTACTTCGCGGGCGTCTGGCGGCCATGA
- the miaA gene encoding tRNA (adenosine(37)-N6)-dimethylallyltransferase MiaA: protein MRPIAVIGPTGTGKSALALDLAESLGGEIVNADAMQQYRGMDIGTAKLPAAERRGIPHHQLDVLDVVETATVARYQEAASADIEAIAARGLVPVIVGGSMLYIQSLLDEWVFPATDPEVRARWEARLADVGTAALHAELARQDPAAAEAIRPTDGRRIVRALEVVELTGQPFAASAPTIGAPRWDTVIIGLDWDTELLDERLRLRTEMMFDEGLVDEVRALLADGLRDGVTASRALGYAQVLSDLDAGGDGQAAREPTFIGTRRYVRRQRSWFRRDHRVQWLNGAASDLCDAASAAWRHVS, encoded by the coding sequence ATGAGACCCATCGCGGTCATCGGACCGACCGGCACCGGCAAATCAGCCCTGGCCCTGGACCTGGCCGAATCGCTCGGCGGCGAAATCGTCAACGCCGACGCGATGCAGCAGTACCGGGGCATGGACATCGGCACCGCGAAACTGCCCGCCGCCGAACGTCGCGGCATCCCGCACCACCAACTCGACGTGCTCGACGTCGTCGAGACCGCGACCGTGGCGCGCTATCAGGAGGCCGCGTCGGCGGACATCGAGGCCATCGCGGCCCGCGGACTGGTCCCAGTGATCGTCGGCGGGTCGATGCTCTACATCCAGTCGCTGCTCGACGAGTGGGTGTTCCCGGCGACCGATCCGGAGGTGCGGGCCCGCTGGGAGGCGCGCCTGGCCGACGTCGGCACGGCCGCCCTGCACGCCGAACTGGCCCGGCAGGACCCGGCCGCGGCCGAGGCGATCCGTCCCACCGACGGTCGGCGGATCGTGCGGGCGCTGGAGGTCGTCGAGCTGACCGGGCAGCCGTTCGCGGCGTCCGCGCCGACCATCGGCGCGCCCCGCTGGGACACCGTGATCATCGGATTGGATTGGGACACCGAACTTCTCGACGAGCGCCTGCGTCTGCGCACCGAGATGATGTTCGATGAGGGACTGGTCGACGAGGTGCGCGCGCTGCTGGCAGACGGCCTGCGCGACGGCGTCACGGCCTCGCGGGCACTGGGCTATGCGCAGGTGCTCTCCGATCTCGACGCCGGCGGTGACGGTCAGGCCGCGCGGGAGCCGACGTTCATCGGCACGCGCCGCTATGTGCGCAGACAACGCTCGTGGTTCCGGCGGGACCACCGAGTGCAATGGCTCAACGGTGCGGCCTCGGACCTGTGCGATGCGGCGTCGGCCGCGTGGCGGCACGTATCCTGA